One Deltaproteobacteria bacterium genomic region harbors:
- a CDS encoding sigma 54-interacting transcriptional regulator, which produces MILGPTGSGKELVARALHHCSPRASKVLHTINCSQYEGALAESRFFGHSRAPSPGPAARPADRFTPGAWWSSAASKYAGGHLSPRIDRG; this is translated from the coding sequence ATGATCCTGGGCCCCACGGGGAGCGGCAAGGAGCTGGTGGCGCGGGCGCTGCACCACTGCTCGCCGCGCGCGTCCAAGGTGCTGCACACCATCAACTGCAGCCAGTACGAAGGCGCGCTGGCGGAGAGCCGGTTCTTCGGCCACAGCCGGGCGCCTTCACCAGGTCCGGCCGCGAGGCCCGCCGATCGCTTCACACCGGGAGCGTGGTGGTCGAGTGCGGCATCGAAATATGCAGGAGGGCACCTCAGTCCCAGAATCGATCGAGGCTGA